One genomic segment of Cerasicoccus sp. TK19100 includes these proteins:
- a CDS encoding family 78 glycoside hydrolase catalytic domain, producing MSSIAPVKLRCAHKNAPLGLEDGQASFSWQVQALTRNAAQSAWQIQVAPQGQAFDEDCVWDTGKTSGGDQLHIHYSGEPLAAHGRYQWRVQLWDAEDAASGWSEPASFAMGILDCEEWKRAQWISHFQSSLSACPHLRKEFAIKGEIADARLYLTARGLADIEINGQPITDCKLLPGWTDYSVRQPSHCFDVTALLKSGDNAIGAILAEGWYRGKMTWESLHGIWGGVIQLLAMLRIERPDGSVEWVVTDDSWKSAAGPTLSASLLDGESYDANLTLGDWSQPGYESTKRWYDVKAQPVGDELIERHVGVPVRELKEFKPVNRWQPCPGKWIFDLGQNFSGYARLKLNVPAGTTLRLRFAEVLTPDKEIYVDNLRTALATDLYVASGEADETWAPKFSFHGFQYVELSGFPGEPPEDVLTGIFVGSDCPEAGQLRCSNPMLEKLASNAVWTQRSNYLEVPTDCPQRDERLGWTGDAQAYLRTAIAFHDVSAFFDKWLVDLEDACEPDGRAPMVAPTGSRGRDKKLINSPNRGTAEAAWGDATTICPMTIYKCYGDRRVLERHYGMMTRYVDFYRRTTVPGRKVRYGYQYDNLPEGKGVISPTLFGDWLNVEAKTAGEIIRTAFYAESTRLCCNAAYILSKTEDAEKFSEEWDAIRTDFQREFLTEDGRIVGRSIESDSQTGYLLALHFDLLDEAHRAKAVEHLVADIRSRDTHLSTGFVGLPYLLPVLSRFGQTELCYELLLKEDYPSWGYEIAHGATSIWERWNGYHDEDGPGDPNMNSYAHYAYGAVCEWLFSDMAGIELLDVAFGKIRIRPRVGGGLTYAGATHECVRGSIRSDWKIEGDTFQLEVEIPGNASAEIHLPTADAASITEDDAEVPSTESDASGYRVVEVGAGNYKFRCKLP from the coding sequence ATGAGCTCCATCGCCCCCGTAAAACTCCGCTGTGCCCATAAAAATGCCCCCCTCGGCCTCGAAGACGGCCAGGCTTCCTTTAGCTGGCAAGTCCAGGCTCTAACGCGCAACGCCGCGCAATCGGCGTGGCAAATACAAGTCGCCCCGCAAGGCCAGGCCTTTGACGAAGACTGCGTCTGGGACACCGGCAAAACCTCTGGCGGCGACCAACTGCACATCCACTATTCCGGCGAACCCCTCGCCGCTCATGGCCGCTACCAATGGCGCGTCCAACTCTGGGATGCCGAAGACGCCGCCTCCGGCTGGAGCGAACCGGCGAGCTTTGCCATGGGCATCCTCGACTGCGAGGAGTGGAAGCGCGCCCAGTGGATTTCCCATTTTCAGTCGTCGCTCAGCGCCTGCCCACACCTGCGCAAAGAGTTCGCCATAAAAGGCGAGATCGCTGACGCCCGCCTTTACCTGACTGCCCGCGGCCTGGCCGATATTGAAATCAACGGCCAGCCCATCACCGACTGCAAACTACTGCCGGGTTGGACGGATTACAGCGTTCGCCAGCCCAGCCATTGCTTCGATGTTACCGCGCTGCTGAAATCCGGTGACAATGCCATCGGCGCAATCTTGGCCGAGGGCTGGTATCGCGGCAAAATGACCTGGGAAAGCCTCCACGGTATCTGGGGTGGCGTGATTCAACTGCTCGCCATGCTGCGTATCGAGCGCCCGGATGGCAGCGTGGAGTGGGTCGTCACCGATGACAGTTGGAAAAGCGCGGCGGGCCCGACCCTCAGCGCCAGCCTGCTCGATGGCGAAAGCTACGACGCCAATCTGACCCTCGGCGACTGGAGCCAGCCCGGCTATGAATCCACAAAGCGCTGGTATGACGTCAAAGCGCAACCCGTGGGCGACGAATTGATCGAGCGCCACGTCGGCGTCCCCGTCCGCGAGTTGAAGGAGTTTAAGCCCGTTAACCGCTGGCAGCCCTGCCCCGGTAAATGGATCTTTGACCTCGGACAGAATTTTTCCGGCTACGCCCGGCTAAAGCTCAACGTGCCCGCTGGCACGACGCTGCGGCTGCGCTTCGCTGAGGTGCTCACTCCAGACAAGGAAATCTACGTCGACAATCTCCGCACCGCGCTGGCGACCGATCTCTACGTGGCCTCCGGCGAGGCGGACGAGACCTGGGCACCGAAATTTAGCTTTCACGGCTTCCAATACGTTGAGCTGAGCGGCTTCCCCGGTGAACCGCCCGAAGATGTTTTGACCGGCATCTTCGTGGGCAGTGATTGCCCCGAGGCCGGCCAACTGCGCTGCAGTAACCCGATGCTCGAAAAGCTGGCCAGTAACGCCGTCTGGACTCAGCGCTCGAACTACCTGGAAGTCCCGACGGATTGCCCGCAGCGCGACGAGCGCCTCGGCTGGACGGGTGATGCCCAAGCCTACCTCCGCACTGCGATTGCCTTCCATGATGTGTCGGCGTTTTTTGACAAGTGGCTCGTTGACCTCGAGGACGCCTGCGAGCCCGATGGCCGTGCGCCGATGGTGGCCCCAACGGGCAGCCGCGGTCGCGACAAAAAGCTGATCAACTCCCCCAACCGCGGCACGGCCGAAGCCGCCTGGGGCGACGCGACCACCATCTGCCCGATGACGATTTACAAGTGCTACGGTGACCGCCGTGTTCTTGAGCGCCACTACGGAATGATGACGCGCTATGTTGATTTTTACCGCCGCACCACGGTCCCCGGCCGCAAGGTGCGGTACGGCTATCAGTATGATAATTTACCCGAGGGCAAAGGCGTCATCTCCCCGACCCTGTTTGGCGACTGGTTGAACGTCGAAGCCAAAACCGCCGGGGAAATCATCCGCACCGCTTTTTACGCCGAGAGCACACGACTGTGCTGCAACGCCGCCTACATCCTTAGCAAGACCGAGGATGCCGAGAAATTTTCCGAAGAGTGGGACGCCATTCGCACCGATTTCCAGCGTGAGTTTTTAACCGAAGATGGCCGCATCGTCGGCCGCAGCATTGAGAGCGACAGCCAAACGGGCTACCTGCTTGCCCTGCATTTCGACCTGCTCGACGAAGCACATCGCGCCAAGGCCGTTGAGCACCTAGTAGCTGACATTCGCAGCCGCGACACCCATCTGAGCACAGGCTTCGTCGGCCTGCCGTATCTGCTGCCGGTGCTATCGCGCTTTGGCCAAACCGAGCTCTGCTACGAGCTGCTGCTCAAAGAGGACTATCCAAGCTGGGGCTACGAAATCGCTCACGGCGCGACCTCGATCTGGGAACGCTGGAATGGCTACCACGACGAGGACGGCCCCGGCGATCCCAACATGAACAGCTACGCGCACTATGCCTATGGGGCCGTTTGCGAATGGCTCTTCTCCGACATGGCCGGCATTGAGCTGCTCGACGTGGCATTTGGCAAAATCCGCATCCGCCCGCGTGTTGGCGGTGGTCTCACCTACGCCGGTGCGACCCATGAATGCGTGCGCGGCTCGATCCGCAGCGATTGGAAGATCGAGGGCGATACGTTCCAACTCGAGGTGGAAATCCCTGGCAACGCCAGCGCGGAAATCCACCTGCCAACTGCGGACGCCGCCAGCATTACCGAAGACGACGCGGAAGTGCCGAGCACTGAATCCGACGCCAGCGGCTATCGGGTCGTCGAAGTCGGCGCAGGAAACTACAAATTCCGCTGCAAGCTACCTTAA
- a CDS encoding HugZ family protein, with protein sequence MPVTEDAIAAAEADYAQLLEETQTLILASGGESPTPEASYVPHVRDAQGNFYVFVSEMARHTINLRKGGNASVMLIEDEAKAKQIFARRRATFTVQPEELPRDSEDCQTQLDAFRAKFGQMIDMLAGMKDFHMIRLKPTSGRVVLGFAAAFRVTGDNWDQLEQRAASGSKGHG encoded by the coding sequence ATGCCAGTAACTGAAGACGCTATTGCCGCAGCCGAGGCCGACTACGCCCAGCTGCTCGAAGAAACGCAAACCCTGATCCTTGCCTCCGGTGGCGAATCGCCAACCCCCGAGGCTTCCTACGTGCCGCACGTGCGCGACGCTCAGGGCAATTTTTACGTGTTCGTCAGCGAGATGGCTCGCCACACGATCAACCTGCGCAAGGGCGGCAACGCCAGCGTTATGCTGATCGAAGACGAAGCCAAGGCGAAGCAGATCTTTGCCCGCCGCCGCGCGACCTTCACCGTCCAGCCGGAAGAACTTCCCCGCGACAGCGAAGACTGCCAAACGCAGCTCGACGCCTTCCGCGCCAAGTTCGGCCAGATGATCGACATGCTCGCCGGCATGAAGGACTTCCACATGATCCGCCTCAAGCCGACCAGCGGCCGCGTGGTGCTCGGCTTTGCCGCCGCCTTCCGCGTGACCGGTGACAACTGGGACCAACTGGAGCAACGCGCAGCCAGCGGCTCCAAGGGCCACGGTTAA
- a CDS encoding pirin family protein encodes MQHTSSNTHIRRSQQRGHADHGWLKSWHTFSFASYYDPAFMGFRSLRVINQDIVAPGGGFPTHPHRDMEIFSYVLQGEMAHKDSMGNERTLRPGDVQLMSAGTGITHSEFNPSSENPLHLLQIWIQPAQRGLTPSYSDWESRRDAAKSLLISPDGREDSAVIHQDAYVYRVKLAAGESLSHEVAPGRGAWFQLISGQAQLGDATLNPGDAFATEASGALTITANEAIEGLLFDLK; translated from the coding sequence ATGCAACACACCTCCAGCAACACCCACATCCGTCGCTCTCAGCAGCGCGGTCACGCCGACCACGGTTGGCTGAAGTCATGGCACACGTTTTCGTTTGCCAGTTATTACGACCCCGCGTTCATGGGCTTTCGCTCGTTGCGCGTGATCAACCAAGACATCGTCGCCCCGGGCGGCGGCTTCCCCACGCACCCGCACCGCGACATGGAAATCTTCTCCTACGTGCTTCAGGGCGAGATGGCGCACAAGGACAGCATGGGCAACGAGCGCACCTTGCGCCCCGGCGACGTCCAGCTAATGAGCGCGGGCACCGGCATCACGCATTCGGAGTTCAATCCCTCCAGCGAAAACCCGTTGCACCTGCTGCAAATCTGGATTCAGCCGGCGCAGCGCGGGCTCACCCCCAGCTACTCGGATTGGGAGTCCCGGAGAGACGCCGCCAAGTCACTGCTGATCTCGCCAGATGGTCGCGAGGACTCTGCCGTCATCCACCAGGACGCCTATGTTTATCGCGTCAAGCTGGCAGCGGGTGAGTCCCTGTCTCATGAGGTCGCTCCGGGTCGCGGCGCGTGGTTCCAGTTGATATCCGGCCAGGCGCAGCTCGGCGACGCCACCCTGAATCCTGGCGACGCCTTTGCTACAGAGGCTTCCGGAGCATTGACCATCACGGCCAACGAAGCCATCGAAGGGCTCTTGTTTGACTTAAAATAA
- a CDS encoding ATPase, T2SS/T4P/T4SS family — MADTELSAPLRRTLLLKIISNKEPQPEDVDDIIELTSSKIVELLQAQSMTFYLVQGNKIRFKHVYYSPSLWGDNQAKAKDFAEKEVKLKELELPVGTGIVGKVIERGEPAFFSLSKENTRPMFNMAKDTGFDVNSMVTVPLIGSKCIGAIQVLNKEPDAIHPEFRRDDLKVLEEVAEYTAPLIQRLIDPKYEMPDEKLAMYIAKFTDSHLVLDKAELEIDEKLLEVVGEDIIKKTGVVPTKKLTPTSVAAVMVNPYDYNSREEFERVSELHLEEVMVAPESLINSLLGEYFQSAAAPEMRASDDEEISGLVDVIGAEMESGAEAGGGKDLEDEDSAPIITLANRIVEDAYVLGASDIHVEPQENDLIVRYRIDGVCQEKLRLPKQVAGALSARYKIMSELDIAEKRLPQDGRIVFKKYTKKNIDIDLRVATGPMNFGEKIVMRILDKTKSALPITALGFSEYNLSKYRDCIRQPYGMILHCGPTGSGKSMTLFSALREIATPDINIQTAEDPIEYTIPGINQMQMHKQIGLTFARALRAYLRMDPDIILVGEIRDQETAEIAVEAALTGHLLLSTLHTNDAPSTVARFTDMEIEPFMISASLLVVCAQRLMRRVCKSCKEEYMPEGNELEILKRAMPDWEPHPIFRASEGGCKACGGNGMKGRVGIHELMQNSDELVRAINEGRETADLKRIAMATGMYTLHQDSMLKVTEGVTTILEGVGTVPPDITAADAEIAQKQQEKHHQDEERMKEQEAMDIRKKAQAAEEGAKPKPKTPAEDDEEMAALKKLAESAAASTDEDIMSDMGMSLDDDDLSEEPSPNKSSTSDDDDDLDSFLPKG, encoded by the coding sequence ATGGCTGACACTGAACTCTCTGCACCGCTTCGTCGTACCCTGCTGCTTAAAATTATCTCCAATAAGGAGCCACAACCAGAGGATGTTGATGACATCATCGAACTGACCTCGAGCAAGATCGTTGAGCTACTTCAGGCGCAGTCGATGACTTTCTACCTCGTGCAGGGGAACAAAATTCGCTTTAAGCACGTTTACTACTCGCCTTCGCTTTGGGGTGATAACCAAGCCAAGGCCAAAGATTTTGCCGAAAAGGAAGTGAAGCTCAAGGAGCTGGAGCTACCGGTAGGCACTGGTATCGTGGGTAAGGTGATTGAGCGCGGTGAACCAGCGTTTTTCTCGCTGTCCAAGGAGAACACGCGGCCGATGTTCAACATGGCCAAGGACACCGGCTTCGACGTCAATTCGATGGTCACCGTGCCACTGATCGGCAGTAAGTGCATTGGCGCGATCCAGGTGCTCAACAAAGAGCCTGATGCGATCCACCCGGAGTTCCGCCGCGACGATTTAAAGGTCCTTGAGGAAGTCGCCGAATACACGGCACCGCTCATCCAGCGCCTCATCGACCCGAAGTATGAGATGCCGGATGAGAAGCTCGCGATGTATATTGCGAAGTTTACCGACTCCCATCTGGTGCTGGATAAGGCCGAACTGGAGATCGACGAAAAGCTACTCGAAGTCGTTGGCGAGGACATCATTAAAAAGACGGGCGTGGTCCCGACCAAAAAGCTGACCCCGACCAGTGTCGCCGCGGTCATGGTCAACCCCTACGACTACAACTCCCGCGAGGAGTTTGAGCGGGTTTCCGAGCTGCACTTGGAAGAGGTCATGGTCGCCCCGGAGTCGTTGATCAATTCCCTGTTGGGTGAGTATTTCCAGTCGGCAGCTGCGCCGGAGATGAGAGCCTCGGACGACGAGGAAATTTCCGGTCTGGTGGACGTCATCGGTGCCGAGATGGAGTCGGGGGCCGAAGCCGGCGGCGGCAAGGATCTGGAAGACGAAGACTCCGCGCCGATCATTACTTTGGCCAACCGCATTGTCGAAGACGCCTACGTCCTCGGCGCGTCGGACATCCACGTGGAGCCGCAGGAAAACGACCTGATTGTCCGCTACCGTATTGACGGCGTTTGCCAGGAAAAGCTGCGCCTGCCCAAGCAGGTGGCCGGCGCCTTGAGCGCGCGCTACAAGATCATGTCGGAGCTCGATATTGCCGAAAAACGCCTCCCGCAGGACGGCCGTATCGTCTTTAAGAAATATACGAAGAAGAACATCGATATCGACCTGCGCGTGGCCACCGGCCCGATGAACTTTGGCGAGAAGATCGTCATGCGTATTCTCGACAAGACCAAGAGCGCCTTGCCGATCACCGCGCTGGGTTTCTCGGAGTATAATTTGTCCAAATACCGCGACTGTATCCGCCAGCCTTACGGGATGATCCTGCACTGCGGGCCGACCGGTTCCGGTAAGTCGATGACGCTGTTCTCCGCCTTGCGCGAAATTGCCACGCCGGACATCAACATCCAGACCGCGGAAGACCCGATCGAATACACCATCCCGGGCATCAACCAGATGCAGATGCACAAGCAGATCGGGCTGACCTTTGCCCGCGCGCTGCGTGCTTACTTGCGTATGGACCCGGACATCATTCTGGTGGGGGAAATTCGTGACCAGGAAACAGCGGAAATCGCCGTCGAAGCCGCGCTTACCGGTCACTTGCTGCTCTCCACGCTCCATACCAACGATGCGCCATCCACGGTCGCGCGTTTCACGGACATGGAGATCGAGCCGTTCATGATTTCCGCCTCGCTGCTCGTCGTCTGCGCCCAGCGTCTGATGCGCCGCGTCTGCAAAAGCTGTAAGGAGGAATACATGCCCGAGGGCAACGAATTGGAAATCCTCAAGCGGGCGATGCCAGACTGGGAGCCGCACCCGATTTTCCGCGCCTCCGAAGGCGGTTGTAAAGCCTGTGGCGGCAATGGCATGAAAGGCCGCGTCGGCATCCACGAACTCATGCAAAACAGTGATGAGCTGGTTCGCGCGATCAATGAAGGCCGCGAGACGGCTGACCTGAAGCGCATCGCCATGGCCACCGGCATGTATACGCTTCACCAGGACTCGATGCTGAAGGTCACCGAGGGCGTCACGACGATTCTGGAAGGCGTGGGCACCGTGCCGCCTGATATTACCGCCGCGGATGCCGAGATCGCCCAAAAGCAGCAGGAAAAGCACCATCAGGATGAGGAGCGCATGAAGGAGCAGGAGGCAATGGACATTCGCAAGAAGGCCCAGGCAGCCGAAGAGGGCGCTAAGCCCAAGCCAAAGACTCCGGCCGAAGACGACGAAGAAATGGCCGCCCTCAAGAAGCTTGCCGAGTCCGCCGCCGCCTCCACCGACGAAGACATCATGTCGGACATGGGCATGTCGCTGGACGATGACGACCTCAGCGAAGAGCCCAGCCCGAACAAGTCCTCGACCTCTGACGACGACGACGACCTCGATAGCTTCTTGCCGAAGGGGTAA
- a CDS encoding 3-deoxy-D-manno-octulosonic acid transferase, which produces MIVLYRILFPFLLLLALPYYGARMLKRGGYGKDLRHRFGRIDPLPPRKPGVKRIWVQAVSVGEIRAIQPVIDGLNERADIEIVLTTTTSTGYALAREHYRDSCLANGIFPIDWLPFSARTWDRIQPDLAVLMEGDLWPEHLHQARKRNVPAILVNGRMSDRSFRRYQKVGGLAQWLFAQIDQVYAGSTQDADRFRELGVPTDRLETTGNIKFDVQVKPILDAAERRALRTELGFPENALVLLGSSTWPGEEVMLAQTLLDARKDNPNIHLLIIPRHAERRKEIRRDLEQFPFRFAFRTEEKADGALDIYVGDTTGELAMLSQAADVAFIGKSLPPHTEGQTPIEAAALGLPIVYGPGMGNFRRVCQSLQAEAAAIRATDAADARHQLLTLLRDPAQRQTMTTCAQRWHTNNRGAANRVVDALVGKLGK; this is translated from the coding sequence ATGATCGTCCTTTACCGCATTCTATTTCCCTTTCTGCTGCTGCTCGCCCTGCCCTACTACGGCGCGCGGATGCTCAAGCGCGGCGGCTACGGGAAGGACCTGCGCCACCGGTTTGGGAGGATCGACCCGCTGCCCCCGCGCAAGCCGGGCGTCAAGCGCATCTGGGTTCAGGCCGTGAGCGTGGGGGAAATCCGTGCCATCCAGCCCGTGATTGATGGCCTCAACGAGCGCGCGGATATCGAAATCGTCCTGACCACGACCACCAGCACCGGCTATGCCCTCGCCCGCGAACACTACCGCGACAGTTGTCTGGCAAACGGCATTTTCCCCATTGACTGGCTGCCCTTTTCCGCCCGCACGTGGGACCGCATTCAGCCCGATCTCGCGGTGCTGATGGAGGGCGATCTCTGGCCCGAACACCTGCATCAGGCAAGAAAGCGCAACGTGCCGGCCATCCTCGTCAACGGCCGCATGTCCGACCGCTCCTTCCGCCGTTACCAGAAAGTCGGCGGGCTGGCCCAGTGGCTCTTCGCGCAGATTGATCAAGTTTACGCCGGCTCCACGCAGGACGCCGACCGCTTCCGCGAACTGGGGGTCCCCACCGACCGCCTCGAAACCACGGGCAACATCAAGTTCGATGTCCAGGTAAAGCCCATCCTCGACGCCGCCGAGCGCCGCGCCCTCCGCACCGAGCTGGGCTTCCCCGAAAACGCGCTCGTGCTGCTCGGCTCGTCCACCTGGCCGGGCGAGGAAGTCATGCTTGCGCAGACCCTCCTCGACGCCCGCAAAGACAACCCCAATATCCACCTGCTGATCATCCCCCGCCACGCCGAGCGCCGTAAGGAAATCCGCCGCGATCTGGAGCAATTTCCCTTTCGCTTTGCCTTCCGCACTGAGGAAAAGGCCGACGGCGCGCTGGACATCTATGTGGGTGACACCACGGGCGAGCTCGCCATGCTGAGCCAGGCCGCGGACGTGGCCTTCATCGGCAAAAGCCTGCCGCCGCACACCGAAGGCCAGACTCCCATCGAAGCCGCCGCGCTCGGCCTGCCCATTGTCTACGGCCCGGGCATGGGCAACTTCCGCCGCGTCTGCCAATCCCTCCAGGCCGAAGCCGCCGCCATCCGCGCCACCGACGCCGCCGACGCCCGCCACCAGTTACTCACCCTGCTCCGCGACCCCGCTCAACGCCAAACCATGACCACCTGCGCCCAACGCTGGCACACCAACAACCGCGGTGCTGCGAATCGCGTAGTGGACGCGCTGGTTGGAAAGTTGGGCAAATAG